The Ornithorhynchus anatinus isolate Pmale09 chromosome 1, mOrnAna1.pri.v4, whole genome shotgun sequence genome includes a window with the following:
- the MSGN1 gene encoding mesogenin-1, whose translation MDKLHESLLNLEDGLDSDHSAFLSSWDWKNSQGSFDPNRLTSPQSLSPAPSFESSSSPGPALVELPCSHGGNLVGYNLLDSPTYLQDSGQPKGHKGTKVRMSAQRRRKASEREKLRMRTLADALHTLRNYLPPVYSQRGQPLTKIQTLKYTIKYISELTDLLNSVKRA comes from the coding sequence ATGGACAAATTGCACGAGAGTCTGTTGAACCTAGAAGATGGCTTGGACTCCGAtcactctgcctttctctcctcttgGGACTGGAAAAATAGCCAGGGGAGCTTCGACCCAAATCGCCTCACCTCCCCTCAAAGCCTGTCTCCGGCACCGTCCTTCGAATCCTCTTCTTCACCTGGCCCAGCTCTGGTGGAACTCCCTTGCAGCCACGGTGGCAATCTGGTGGGGTACAACTTGTTGGATTCACCTACTTATCTGCAGGACTCTGGGCAGCCCAAGGGACACAAGGGTACCAAAGTGAGGATGTCAGCCCAGCGGAGGAGAAAAGCCAGCGAGAGAGAGAAGCTCAGGATGCGGACCTTGGCCGATGCCCTCCATACCCTCCGTAACTACCTTCCTCCCGTCTACAGCCAACGAGGTCAGCCGCTCACCAAGATACAGACTCTGAAATACACCATTAAATAcatcagtgagctcacagacctCCTCAACAGTGTCAAACGGGCCTAA